One genomic segment of bacterium BMS3Abin11 includes these proteins:
- the walK gene encoding sensor protein kinase WalK yields the protein MAAQTLKNIITGPASALILSLILLAALLLLSIAAQNSAQLSELYAPLLVINLVGIFILLVLNLSSIYKLIKQVRAKVIGSRLTLRMVGMFTLLAFLPLSVVYYISIQFLSHGIDSWFDVRIEQAMSDATLLGQVSLKSLKEGQIDTLKRYVPDIEEATDSLEIISLLDRIRRDEGYNETAMFTQRGRILASSSMQPGTLLPSQPDERVFTALSTQSVYVDQETGIDGGEILRIAILVPSKSMGMTPNILQAIKPIPLRFANLESSINAAIGEYDRLLYLRGPIKFGFIMTLSLVSLMTLLLAVWTATFSARRLASPLRELAEGTQAVADGNYNTQLPVTSNDEFGILLKSFNRMTQQISKARENAQHSQTRLVEQHTYLETILKHLSSGVLSFDANRRLRAHNSRAGEILDIEKLNELYDQDLHSLALTLPSLKDFFAILDETMSSNQPEWNEEVVLFSSHGKQVLFCRGTRLPGKLPGGSGYVFVFDDITGMLQAQRDAAWGEVARRLAHEIKNPLTPIQLSAERIRQKYLHTLNDSNKQTLDRATRTISEQVESMKEMVNAFSNYAQPVSMNIHNVDLNQLLADVVELHKGHNEPVEIKLSLDDSISPMMLDSGRMRQVFNNLIVNATHALKHTEHAQLLVSTQSGTGKKTGIVTIRFEDNGPGIQKKLLENLFEPYVTSKEKGSGLGLAIVKKIIDEHGGTIWVKNMENNGSCFTIQLPLKYTAQMSSNITYLENDE from the coding sequence TTCGTGCGAAGGTTATCGGTTCACGACTCACCTTACGCATGGTAGGTATGTTCACACTGCTTGCCTTTCTGCCTCTCTCTGTCGTCTATTACATATCCATACAGTTTCTCAGCCACGGCATCGATAGCTGGTTTGATGTGCGTATTGAGCAGGCGATGTCCGATGCCACTCTGCTTGGCCAGGTATCTCTGAAATCGTTGAAAGAAGGACAGATCGACACTCTGAAGCGCTATGTTCCGGATATAGAAGAAGCGACTGACAGCCTTGAAATAATCAGCCTGCTTGATCGTATCCGGCGTGATGAAGGCTACAATGAAACCGCTATGTTTACCCAGCGGGGCCGAATTCTTGCTTCCAGCTCCATGCAGCCAGGGACATTACTTCCTTCCCAGCCTGATGAGCGCGTCTTCACTGCACTCAGCACACAGAGCGTCTACGTAGATCAGGAAACCGGCATAGACGGTGGCGAGATACTTCGAATCGCCATTCTCGTACCCTCCAAATCGATGGGTATGACGCCGAATATACTGCAGGCAATCAAACCGATTCCCCTGCGCTTTGCAAATCTGGAATCCAGCATCAATGCGGCTATCGGTGAATATGATCGATTACTCTACCTGCGCGGCCCGATCAAATTCGGTTTTATCATGACATTAAGCCTGGTCAGTTTGATGACATTGCTACTTGCTGTCTGGACTGCTACTTTCTCTGCCCGGCGCCTGGCATCACCATTGCGAGAGCTGGCTGAGGGCACCCAGGCAGTTGCCGACGGCAACTACAACACACAACTACCTGTTACCTCCAATGACGAATTCGGAATTTTGTTAAAATCATTCAACCGCATGACCCAGCAGATCTCCAAAGCGCGCGAAAATGCGCAACACAGCCAGACCAGGCTGGTCGAACAACATACTTATCTGGAAACTATACTCAAGCACCTGTCATCCGGGGTCCTGTCCTTTGATGCCAACAGACGTTTGCGTGCCCATAATAGCCGGGCCGGTGAAATACTGGATATAGAAAAGCTAAATGAACTGTATGATCAGGATTTACATTCCCTGGCCCTGACACTTCCGTCGCTAAAAGATTTTTTCGCCATTCTAGACGAGACCATGTCATCGAATCAGCCTGAATGGAACGAAGAAGTGGTTCTCTTCAGTTCACACGGGAAACAGGTTCTATTCTGTCGTGGCACGCGCCTGCCTGGAAAGCTACCGGGTGGATCAGGTTATGTCTTTGTCTTCGATGACATTACCGGCATGTTGCAGGCACAGCGTGATGCCGCCTGGGGAGAAGTTGCCAGACGTCTTGCGCATGAAATCAAGAACCCACTGACACCTATCCAGTTATCAGCTGAACGTATCAGACAAAAATATCTGCATACCCTCAATGACAGCAATAAACAAACACTGGATCGTGCAACCCGAACCATCTCTGAACAGGTTGAATCGATGAAAGAGATGGTGAATGCCTTCTCCAACTATGCTCAACCGGTCAGTATGAATATTCACAACGTGGATCTGAACCAGTTACTCGCTGATGTCGTCGAGCTCCATAAAGGACATAATGAACCGGTCGAGATCAAACTGTCTCTGGATGATTCCATTTCACCAATGATGCTCGACTCAGGACGTATGCGTCAGGTTTTTAATAACCTCATCGTCAACGCGACTCATGCACTAAAGCATACCGAACATGCACAACTGCTGGTCAGCACGCAATCAGGCACTGGCAAGAAGACAGGCATCGTCACCATCCGTTTTGAAGATAATGGCCCAGGAATCCAGAAAAAACTGCTGGAAAACCTGTTTGAGCCCTATGTCACTAGCAAAGAAAAAGGCAGCGGCCTGGGCCTGGCAATCGTGAAAAAGATTATCGATGAACATGGTGGCACTATCTGGGTAAAAAATATGGAAAATAACGGCAGCTGTTTTACTATTCAATTACCTTTAAAATATACAGCTCAAATGAGCAGCAACATTACGTATCTGGAAAATGATGAATAA